A single genomic interval of Primulina huaijiensis isolate GDHJ02 chromosome 7, ASM1229523v2, whole genome shotgun sequence harbors:
- the LOC140980340 gene encoding MLP-like protein 423 gives MACTFSVEFEAKSDAQKIWDFVKNFHIICPQAFPQLYDSVEVVEGDGNSSGTVRIIKYVPGILVTNIIERLDLVDDENKTISFTFLGGDIFEIYKSFKATLVLNPKGDGTIMKFYGEFERATGAEAFAHDVQGFIDLTFGILDKYLLSK, from the exons ATGGCATGCACTTTTTCAGTGGAATTTGAAGCCAAATCTGATGCACAAAAGATTTGGGACTTTGTCAAAAATTTCCATATTATATGCCCTCAAGCTTTCCCTCAATTGTATGACAGCGTCGAGGTGGTCGAAGGAGATGGAAACTCGAGTGGCACGGTCCGTATAATCAAATATGTACCAG GGATTCTAGTAACAAACATTATAGAAAGGCTGGATTTAGTAGATGATGAGAACAAAACAATAAGTTTCACATTTTTAGGAGGAGATATCTTTGAAATTTACAAGAGCTTCAAGGCCACTCTGGTTTTAAATCCCAAAGGCGATGGAACCATAATGAAGTTTTATGGAGAATTTGAAAGGGCGACCGGAGCTGAGGCTTTTGCACACGACGTCCAGGGTTTCATCGATTTAACTTTCGGCATTTTGGATAAATATCTTCTCTCCAAGTAA